The region GGAGTCAAATCGGCTCGAAGCAGCGCCCGAAGCGATCCGACCCGGCTAAAGCCGCAGGTCAATGACCGTTTCCGGCGCTGCTCCCAGGTTAATGCAACACCTTCACGCCCGCAGTGTGACGCTTGCCACGGCGCACTACCAGCCAGCGGCCGTGCAGCAGGTCTTCCTTCGACGGAGACCACGTCTCATCTGCGATTTTGCTGTTGTTGACGTAAGCGCCACCCTCGTTGACGGTGCGGCGGGCGGCGCCGCGTCCCGCCACCAGGCCGGTCTCCACCAGCAGTTCCACGATCGTCGGGCCGTCGGAGAGGTCGACCTCGCCGGTGGGCACCTCCGCCATCGCGGCGTCGAGCGTCGACTCGTCGAGGTCCCGCAGTTCGCCTCGGCCGAACAGGGCCTGGCTGGCCGTGACGACCTGGCGCGTCTGCTGCTCGCCGTGCACCAGGGTGGTCAGCTCCTCGGCTAGCCGGCGCTGGCCGGCTCGCAGTTGGGGCTTCTCGGCCGTGGTGCGCTCGAGCTCCTCGATCTCCTCCCGGGACAGGAAGGTGAACAGCCGGAGGTACTTGGCGACGTCGGCGTCGGCGGCGTTGACGAAGTACTGGTACCAGGCGTACGGCGAGGTCATCGCCGGGTCGAGCCAGACGTTGCCGCCGCCGGTGGACTTGCCGAACTTGCGTCCTTCGGCGTCGGTGACCAGCGGCAGCGTCAGGGCGTGCACGGCGGCGCCGTTCTGCTTCCGGACCAGGTCGACCCCGGCGATGATGTTGCCCCACTGGTCCGACCCGCCGAGCTGGAGGCTGGTGCCGTGGCGGCGGTGCAGCTCGACGTAGTCGTTGGCCTGCAACAGCATGTAGCTGAACTCGGTGTAGGAGATGCCGTCGGTCTCCAGGCGCCTGCGCACGGTCTCCCTGGCCAGCATGGTGTTGACCGAGAAGTGCTTGCCGATGTCGCGCAGGAAGGCCGTCACCGGCAGGTCGGCGGTCCAGTCGGCGTTGTTGGCCATGATCGCGCCGGTCGGGGTGTCGTCGAAGTCGACGAACGCCGACAGCTGGCGCCTGATGCGCTCGGTCCACTCCACGACGGTGTCGGCGTCGTGGAGGTTGCGCTCGCCGACGTCGCGCGGGTCGCCGATCAGGCCGGTCGCGCCACCGGCGAGCACGACCGGCCGGTGGCCGGCCTGCTGGAAGCGGCGCAGGGTCAGGATCGGGATCAGGTGCCCGGCGTGCAGGCTCGGCGCGGTGGGGTCGAAGCCGGCATAGAGAGTGAGCGGGCCGGCGTCGAGATCGGACCGGAGGGTGTCGAGGTCGGTGGACTGCGCGATCAGGCCGCGCCAGGACAGGTCGTCAAGGATGTGCTCACTCACGCCCGCAATTCTGCTGCATGCGCGCAAGCGCTATAACGGCCGGTCCCCCGCCTCGCGGTGCGCGTTATGCCCGCTCGCGGGCCCGGCGGCGGCCGCCGCGCCGGTAGGGGCTGACCGCGGGCGAGCCGTCCACCCAGGAACGCCACGGCAGGTCCATCGCGGCGGCCACGCCCACGCGGGGGCCGGTGCGGACGTCGTCCTCGTCGACCGGGTGACCGTTGTGCAGGCCGATCGGCGAGTCGGGTGCGGTGAGGTCGATGCCGTTGTGGTCGCGGGTGATGCCGAGGACGCTGGCCAGCCGGGCGGGGCCGCTGGCGAGCTGGTCGTCCTTGCGCACCGCGGGCCTGCGCAGGCGGGCGAGGTCGTGCCCGGCGGTGATCTCACCCGCGCGGAGCAGCACCGCGCCGGGCACCCCGTCGGTCAGGCACACGACGTTGATGCAGAAGTGCATGCCGTAGACGAAGTAGACGTAGAGGTGCCCGGCGGGGCCGAACATCACGGCGTTGCGCTCGGTCCGGCCCCGGTAGCAGTGCGACGCCGGGTCGTCCCCGCCGCGGTAGGCCTCGACCTCGACCAGGCGGACGCGGACCTCACCGTCGGGGCTGACCGAGCGCAGTTCGCAGCCCAGCAGCCGCCGCGCCACCCACAGCGGGTCGTGCGCGAGCTCGTCGCGTTCCACCTGGCTCACGTGCGTAGAGGTTACCCGTCCTGATCAGCCGGCCAGCCACTGCCGATGGCCGGCGACGGTGGCCACGACGCGTTCGCGCTGCTCGGCGACCCTGGCCGGGGCGGTGCCGCCGTGCGCGTCGCGGGAGGCGATCGAGCCGCCGACGGTGAGGACCTCGCGCACCTCGGGGGTCAGCGCCGGGTGGGTGGCGGCCAGCTCGGAGTCGGTGAGCTCGTCGAGCCCGGCGCCGCGCGCCTCGGCCTTGCGCACGCACTCCCCCGACGCCTCGTGCGCGACGCGGAACGGCACGCCCTGGCGCACCAGCCACTCGGCGATGTCGGTGGCGAGGGTGAAGCCGGCCGGTGCCAGCTCGGCGAGCCGTTCGGTGTGGAAGGTCAGCGTGCCGAGCATGCCCGCCATCGCGGGGAGCAGGAGATCGAGCTGTTCGACGGAGTCGAAGACGGGCTCCTTGTCCTCCTGCAGGTCGCGGTTGTAGGCCAGCGGCTGGGCCTTGAGGGTGGCCAGCAGGCCGGTGAGGTTGCCGACCAGCCGTCCGGACTTGCCGCGGGCGAGCTCGGCGACGTCGGGGTTCTTCTTCTGCGGCATGATCGAGCTGCCGGTGGCCCAGGCGTCGTCGAGCGTGACGTAGCCGAACTCGGCGGTGTTCCAGATGATGACTTCCTCGGCGACCCTGGACAAGTTCACCCCGAGCATCGCCAGGCAGAACGCCGCCTCGGCGGCGAAGTCGCGCGAGGCCGTGCCGTCGATGGAGTTGTCGACCGCGCCGCCGTCGAAGCCGAGCTCGGCCGCGACGGCCTGCGGGTCCAGCCCGAGCGAGGAGCCCGCCAGCGCGCCGGAGCCGTAGGGCGAGAACGCGGTGCGGGCGTCCCAGTCGCGCAGGCGGCTGACGTCGCGCAGCAGCGACTGGCAGTGCGCGAGCAGGTGGTGCGCGAGCAGCACCGGCTGCGCGTGCTGGAGGTGCGTGCGGCCCGGCAGCACCGCGTCGGGGTGCGCCGCGGCCTGGGCGGTGAGGGCGTCGACGACGTCGAGCACGCCGGAGGTGACGCGGCGGACCGCGTCGCGCAGCCACATCCGGAAGAGCGTGGCGACCTGGTCGTTGCGGGAGCGGCCGGCCCGCAGCTTGCCGCCGAGCTCGGGGCCGACGCGCTCGAGCAGGCCGCGTTCGAGGGCGGTGTGCACGTCCTCGTCGTCGATCACGGGCTGGAAGGCGCCGGACTCGACGTCCGCGGCCAGCACGTCCAGCCCGGCCAGCATGCGTTCGAGCTCGTCGGCGGTGAGCAGGCCCGCCTTGTGCAGCACCCTGGTGTGGGCGCGCGAACCGGCGATGTCGTAGGGCGCCAGGCGCCAGTCGAAGTGCGTCGACAGGCTCAGCGCGGCCATCGCCTCGGCCGGGCCGGAGGCGAAGCGGCCGCCCCAGAGCTTGGTGGGCTCCGCCTGGCCGGCCTGGCCGCCGTCTTGCTGCGTCACGGTGGGTTCCTCAGTCGTCGTGGTGGGTTTCGGTCTGGATCTGCACGGCCCTACGGGCCACTCGCCTCGCGTTCGCCGGCTGCCATGGCGGTGAAGCGTTCGGCCAGGTCGAGCCCGGTCAACGGCTCCCGAGCGATGACCATCACCGTGTCATCACCCGCGATCGAACCCACGACCTCCAACAACGCCGAACGGTCGATCGCACTCGCCAAGAACTGCGCAGCCCCCGGCGGAGTCCGCAACACCGTCAGGTTGCCGGAACCGTCGGCACTGACCAGCAACTCACCGAGAAGCCGGCTCAACCGCGACGTCCCGCCCTGCACCCCACGCACCGGACTCCCGTCCTCCGGAATGACATACACCGCGGCACCGCCGTCCGGGCCGCGCAGCTTCACCGCACCCAACTCGTCGAGATCCCGCGACAACGTCGCCTGCGTCACCTCGATCCCGTCGCCGGCCAGCAGCCTGGCCAGCTCCGTCTGGCTGCGCACGCCCATGGACGACACCAGCTCCACGATGCGGGCCTGCCGCGCAACCCGGGTGGTCACGGTCGTCGCACCAGCCAGGTCAGCAGCGCCTTCTGGGCGTGCAGGCGGTTCTCGGCCTCGTCGAACACCGCGCTGGCCGGGCCGTCGATGACCTCGTCGGTGATCTCCCAGCCGCGGTGGGCGGGCAGGCAGTGCAGGACGCTGGCGGCCGGCTTGCCGGTCGCGGCCAGCAGGTCGGCGTTGACCTGGAACGGCCGGAACGGGCTGACCCGGTCCTTGCCGTCGTTCTCCTGGCCCATCGAGGTCCAGGAGTCGGTCACCAGCACGTCGGCGCCCTCGACCGACGGCTTCGGCTCGGTGAACACCGACACCGAACCGCCGGTCTCGGCGGCGCGCTTCTTGGCCGCGTCGAGGACCCAGTCGGCGGGCGCGAAGCCCTCGGGGGCGCTGACGCGCACGTGCATGCCCGCCGTCGCACCGCCGACCAGCAGCGAGTTCGCCATGTTGTTGGCGCCGTCGCCGAGGTAGGTCAGGGTGAGCCCGGCGAGGTCGCCGTGGCGCTCCCGGATGGTCTGCAGGTCGGCCAGCACCTGGCAGGGGTGGAACTCGTCGGTGAGCGCGTTGACCACCGGCACCGTCGAGGCCGAGGCCATCGAGTCGATCCTGGCCTGGGCGAAGGTCCGCCAGACCACGGCGTCGACGTAGCGGGACAGCACCCGGGAGGTGTCCTCGATGGTCTCCTCGCGGCCGAGCTGCATCATCCGCCCGTCGACCACGACCGGCTGGCCGCCGAGCTGGCGGATGCCGACCTCGAAGGACAGCCGGGTGCGGGTGGAGTTCTTCTCGAAGATCACGGCCACCGACTTCGGACCGGCCAGCGCGTCGCAGCCGAGCGGATCGGCCTTCAGCTCGGCCGCGAGGTCGAGCACCTCGGCCTGTTCGGCCGGGCTGAGATCGTCGTCGCGGAGGAAATGCCTCAGAGTCACTTGGTCACCTCGAGCAGAGCGGGCAGGTCGGCCAGCAGCCGCTGGACCTGCTGGGGCTGGATCACCAGCGGCGGGCAGAGCCGGAGCGCGTCGGGCTGGACCGGGTTGATCAGGTAGCCGGCCTCGAGCGCGCGGGCCGCGACGTCGGCGGCCACGGGACTGGTCAGGCCGACGCCGATCAGCAGGCCCGCGCCGCGGACCTCGCCGACCAGCGGGTGGCCCAGCGCCTGGATCCCGGCGGTGAGGTTTTTGCCCATCCGGTCGACGTGTTCGAGCAGCCCTTCGGAGGCGATGGTGCGCAGCACCGCCAGCGCGGCGGCGCAGGCGATCGGGCTGCCGCCGAAGGTGGTGCCGTGCATGCCGGGGCGCAGCTGGTCGCCCACCGCGCCGACGCCGATGCAGGCGCCGATGGGCAGGCCGCCGCCGAGGCCCTTGGCCAGCGTGATCACGTCCGGGAGGATGCCGGCGCGCTGGAAGGCGAACCACGAGCCGGTGCGGCCGATGCCGGTCTGCACCTCGTCGACGACCAGCAGGGCGCCGTTGCGGCTGGTGATCTCGCGGGCGGCCTGCAGGTAGCCCTCCGGCGGGACGATGACGCCGTTCTCGCCCTGGATCGGTTCGAGGAACACCGCCGCGGTGGTGTCGTCCACGGCGGACTCCAGTGCCGCGACGTCGCCGTAGGGCACGTGCTCGACGCCTGCGGGCATCGGTTCGAAGGGGGCTCGCTTGGCGGGCTGGCCGGTCAGCGCCAGCGCGCCCATGGTGCGGCCGTGGAAACCGCCGTCGGTGGCGACCACCTTGGTCCTGCCGGTCAGCCGGGAGATCTTGAACGCGGTCTCGTTGGCCTCCGCGCCGGAGTTGCAGAACAGGACGCGGCCCTGGCCGGTGAGCCCGGCGAGGTCGAGCAGTTCCTCGGCGAGCCGCAGCCCGCCGTCGTGGGCGTAGAAGTTGGAGACGTGGCCGAGCCGGGCGGCCTGGTCGCCGATCGCCTGGACCACCGCGGGGTGGCAGTGGCCGAGCGCATTGACCGCGATGCCGCTGACCAGGTCCAGGTAGGTCCGCCCGTCGGCGTCGGTGACCTCGCAGCCCGAGCCGCTGACCAGGGTCAGCTTCGGGGTGCCGTAGTTGTCCATCATGGACGACTGCCAGCGCTGCCCGCCGTCGGTGTTGCCGGTCATCACTTCTCCCCCGTTCCGGCGGGCAGCACCATGGTGCCCACGCCCGCACTGGTGAACACTTCGAGCAGG is a window of Saccharopolyspora erythraea NRRL 2338 DNA encoding:
- the argH gene encoding argininosuccinate lyase, coding for MTQQDGGQAGQAEPTKLWGGRFASGPAEAMAALSLSTHFDWRLAPYDIAGSRAHTRVLHKAGLLTADELERMLAGLDVLAADVESGAFQPVIDDEDVHTALERGLLERVGPELGGKLRAGRSRNDQVATLFRMWLRDAVRRVTSGVLDVVDALTAQAAAHPDAVLPGRTHLQHAQPVLLAHHLLAHCQSLLRDVSRLRDWDARTAFSPYGSGALAGSSLGLDPQAVAAELGFDGGAVDNSIDGTASRDFAAEAAFCLAMLGVNLSRVAEEVIIWNTAEFGYVTLDDAWATGSSIMPQKKNPDVAELARGKSGRLVGNLTGLLATLKAQPLAYNRDLQEDKEPVFDSVEQLDLLLPAMAGMLGTLTFHTERLAELAPAGFTLATDIAEWLVRQGVPFRVAHEASGECVRKAEARGAGLDELTDSELAATHPALTPEVREVLTVGGSIASRDAHGGTAPARVAEQRERVVATVAGHRQWLAG
- the argF gene encoding ornithine carbamoyltransferase yields the protein MTLRHFLRDDDLSPAEQAEVLDLAAELKADPLGCDALAGPKSVAVIFEKNSTRTRLSFEVGIRQLGGQPVVVDGRMMQLGREETIEDTSRVLSRYVDAVVWRTFAQARIDSMASASTVPVVNALTDEFHPCQVLADLQTIRERHGDLAGLTLTYLGDGANNMANSLLVGGATAGMHVRVSAPEGFAPADWVLDAAKKRAAETGGSVSVFTEPKPSVEGADVLVTDSWTSMGQENDGKDRVSPFRPFQVNADLLAATGKPAASVLHCLPAHRGWEITDEVIDGPASAVFDEAENRLHAQKALLTWLVRRP
- a CDS encoding DNA-3-methyladenine glycosylase gives rise to the protein MSQVERDELAHDPLWVARRLLGCELRSVSPDGEVRVRLVEVEAYRGGDDPASHCYRGRTERNAVMFGPAGHLYVYFVYGMHFCINVVCLTDGVPGAVLLRAGEITAGHDLARLRRPAVRKDDQLASGPARLASVLGITRDHNGIDLTAPDSPIGLHNGHPVDEDDVRTGPRVGVAAAMDLPWRSWVDGSPAVSPYRRGGRRRARERA
- the tyrS gene encoding tyrosine--tRNA ligase, with the translated sequence MSEHILDDLSWRGLIAQSTDLDTLRSDLDAGPLTLYAGFDPTAPSLHAGHLIPILTLRRFQQAGHRPVVLAGGATGLIGDPRDVGERNLHDADTVVEWTERIRRQLSAFVDFDDTPTGAIMANNADWTADLPVTAFLRDIGKHFSVNTMLARETVRRRLETDGISYTEFSYMLLQANDYVELHRRHGTSLQLGGSDQWGNIIAGVDLVRKQNGAAVHALTLPLVTDAEGRKFGKSTGGGNVWLDPAMTSPYAWYQYFVNAADADVAKYLRLFTFLSREEIEELERTTAEKPQLRAGQRRLAEELTTLVHGEQQTRQVVTASQALFGRGELRDLDESTLDAAMAEVPTGEVDLSDGPTIVELLVETGLVAGRGAARRTVNEGGAYVNNSKIADETWSPSKEDLLHGRWLVVRRGKRHTAGVKVLH
- a CDS encoding acetylornithine transaminase yields the protein MTGNTDGGQRWQSSMMDNYGTPKLTLVSGSGCEVTDADGRTYLDLVSGIAVNALGHCHPAVVQAIGDQAARLGHVSNFYAHDGGLRLAEELLDLAGLTGQGRVLFCNSGAEANETAFKISRLTGRTKVVATDGGFHGRTMGALALTGQPAKRAPFEPMPAGVEHVPYGDVAALESAVDDTTAAVFLEPIQGENGVIVPPEGYLQAAREITSRNGALLVVDEVQTGIGRTGSWFAFQRAGILPDVITLAKGLGGGLPIGACIGVGAVGDQLRPGMHGTTFGGSPIACAAALAVLRTIASEGLLEHVDRMGKNLTAGIQALGHPLVGEVRGAGLLIGVGLTSPVAADVAARALEAGYLINPVQPDALRLCPPLVIQPQQVQRLLADLPALLEVTK
- a CDS encoding arginine repressor, yielding MTTRVARQARIVELVSSMGVRSQTELARLLAGDGIEVTQATLSRDLDELGAVKLRGPDGGAAVYVIPEDGSPVRGVQGGTSRLSRLLGELLVSADGSGNLTVLRTPPGAAQFLASAIDRSALLEVVGSIAGDDTVMVIAREPLTGLDLAERFTAMAAGEREASGP